Proteins from a genomic interval of Rubinisphaera italica:
- a CDS encoding type IV secretory system conjugative DNA transfer family protein: MKPRFQKPEKMGRAILAATRDPNMGAGIMASGVSGSGKTNIAEWVFVEHIKNGWPALWFCPHGDSAKKLRRKILMLPSRARKKVIYIRASDLSRVASLRPLHVNREGVNEYDFRARVANRVGHMRHLLLASVGEGESGVIGKPLLRKWTTTLLTIGAVSGLNVADLVHLLNVNSPIFKLLVRLCPDVLAQAQLAELPDMKPSDREFEISSTRSRLMALLENVAVQLILGRTDNNVLNMNDVIDSGTSIIFDLATESMLSAEDQRMIANLYLSEFLNAVMERPAESRRNYLCVLDELPVFDLSAPLINRALTEIRKFCTKFWFSFQGSSRFPGRQENEFLNNIISQCRVHLYLQHGASDAKFFAQELSLSSFDPMRIKHEQKTPQQFLDHHEIATLTDHGQNHREQSTTGGSSSVGDSWQDSFGDSRNHSTSVRQQMGRLSEVVTDARNAGTTSTQSHGGSTTETNSQSQSIGRGWSITEKQTLVPVYRTEMITTSVQFFSSEEWNLMTASQLTKFKPGECAFYVRGLGCCWGQLPLSIDQLARTPKSASRRIATHDEILAAIPWYATPDEISALRKRFRDQLINQIRIAVNDPHNTGLSSLPDSSGNSNTQLILPPQPDFETKILPEEFQNEEPDDGKPWEF, from the coding sequence ATGAAACCCAGATTTCAGAAGCCAGAAAAGATGGGACGAGCAATTCTGGCAGCCACCCGCGACCCGAACATGGGCGCAGGAATCATGGCCAGTGGTGTGTCAGGTTCCGGAAAAACGAACATCGCCGAATGGGTGTTCGTTGAACACATCAAGAACGGTTGGCCTGCACTGTGGTTCTGCCCACACGGCGACTCCGCGAAAAAACTACGGCGGAAGATTTTGATGCTGCCGTCAAGAGCTCGCAAGAAGGTGATCTACATTCGGGCCTCGGATTTGAGCCGCGTTGCGAGTCTCAGGCCATTGCACGTCAATCGCGAAGGGGTAAACGAGTATGACTTCCGCGCTCGTGTCGCAAATCGTGTCGGCCACATGCGGCACCTGCTGTTGGCAAGTGTTGGAGAAGGGGAGTCGGGCGTCATTGGTAAGCCGTTGTTGCGAAAGTGGACGACAACTTTGCTCACCATTGGCGCTGTGAGTGGTCTGAATGTCGCGGATCTGGTGCATCTACTGAACGTTAACAGCCCTATTTTCAAACTGCTGGTGCGTCTCTGTCCCGACGTCTTGGCACAGGCTCAACTTGCCGAGCTGCCGGACATGAAGCCCTCGGATCGTGAATTTGAGATTTCCAGTACGCGATCACGCCTGATGGCCCTGTTGGAAAATGTTGCCGTTCAACTGATTCTCGGACGCACGGACAACAATGTGCTCAACATGAACGACGTTATCGACTCAGGAACGTCGATCATTTTCGATCTCGCTACCGAGAGCATGCTCTCGGCGGAAGACCAGAGGATGATCGCAAATCTGTACTTGTCGGAGTTCCTGAACGCGGTCATGGAACGCCCAGCTGAGTCCCGTCGAAATTACCTCTGCGTACTTGATGAATTGCCTGTGTTCGATCTAAGCGCGCCTCTGATCAACCGAGCACTCACCGAGATCCGGAAGTTCTGCACGAAGTTCTGGTTTTCGTTTCAGGGTTCTTCGCGGTTCCCCGGAAGGCAGGAGAATGAGTTCCTGAACAACATCATCAGCCAATGCCGTGTTCATCTTTATCTTCAGCACGGGGCAAGCGATGCCAAGTTCTTTGCTCAGGAACTGTCGTTATCGAGCTTCGACCCAATGCGAATCAAGCATGAGCAAAAAACACCGCAACAGTTCCTGGATCACCACGAAATTGCCACCTTGACCGATCACGGCCAGAACCATCGTGAACAATCGACGACAGGCGGCTCATCGAGCGTTGGCGATTCGTGGCAGGACTCCTTTGGTGATTCTCGAAATCATTCGACCAGCGTTCGTCAGCAGATGGGACGACTGAGCGAGGTTGTCACGGATGCCAGAAACGCTGGGACAACCAGTACGCAATCGCATGGCGGATCGACAACCGAGACGAATAGTCAATCACAAAGTATCGGACGTGGCTGGTCGATTACAGAAAAGCAAACTCTCGTTCCGGTCTATCGAACGGAAATGATCACAACCAGCGTGCAGTTTTTCTCGTCGGAAGAATGGAACCTGATGACAGCTTCGCAGTTGACGAAGTTCAAGCCAGGAGAATGTGCGTTTTATGTACGCGGCCTGGGTTGCTGTTGGGGACAACTGCCGTTGAGCATTGACCAGCTCGCTCGCACTCCAAAATCGGCGTCTCGACGGATCGCTACACACGACGAAATCCTGGCAGCGATTCCGTGGTATGCAACTCCAGATGAAATCTCTGCGCTGCGGAAACGATTCCGAGATCAATTGATCAATCAAATTCGGATTGCCGTCAATGATCCTCACAACACCGGGTTGTCATCGTTGCCGGACTCCAGTGGCAATTCCAACACGCAACTGATTCTGCCGCCACAGCCGGACTTTGAAACGAAAATTTTGCCCGAAGAATTCCAGAACGAGGAGCCAGATGATGGTAAACCGTGGGAATTCTAA
- a CDS encoding replication-relaxation family protein, whose amino-acid sequence MMVNRGNSKDIPGIRMQNRDIHILQELGTVLWMDTPLIQQRHFPSDKTGEATRRRLRLMAANRIIESFDLQVTLRPHEGRMPRFHRLLEFGGELLFDFTGQRPQRIGSSSPPKPHTIQHRAGMGETLLRFEDARRSQSLPESTWYLEYDRNESAAGRAPFHERYSICYSVLDNSGQTRRVWPDALSSLNIPSNGTVWQLALAWEFDRGTETLTQLTEKLEPYDLWTASKGYREQFPNAIEVRVCFVLPSKRRLTSVIEAMKDHPAAPILRFVSFDDFTANRIFSEPIWYDANGQARRILPS is encoded by the coding sequence ATGATGGTAAACCGTGGGAATTCTAAAGACATTCCAGGGATACGCATGCAGAATCGAGACATCCATATCCTGCAAGAATTGGGAACCGTGTTGTGGATGGATACGCCGCTGATTCAACAGCGGCATTTCCCATCAGACAAGACCGGAGAGGCAACTCGCCGCCGACTTCGATTGATGGCTGCGAATCGGATCATCGAATCGTTCGATTTGCAGGTGACGCTACGGCCTCATGAAGGTCGGATGCCACGGTTTCATCGGCTGCTCGAATTCGGTGGTGAGTTGCTGTTCGATTTCACAGGGCAACGGCCTCAGAGAATTGGTTCAAGTTCTCCACCGAAACCGCATACGATTCAGCATCGTGCGGGGATGGGGGAAACCTTGCTCAGATTCGAAGATGCACGGCGATCACAGTCATTGCCGGAATCGACCTGGTATCTTGAGTACGACAGAAACGAATCCGCCGCTGGGAGGGCACCATTTCACGAGCGTTATTCTATTTGCTATTCGGTCCTCGATAACTCAGGACAGACACGCCGCGTTTGGCCCGATGCGTTATCCTCGTTGAATATCCCCAGCAACGGCACCGTTTGGCAACTCGCACTTGCCTGGGAATTCGATCGGGGAACCGAGACGCTGACGCAGTTGACGGAGAAACTCGAACCATACGACCTGTGGACAGCGTCGAAGGGATATCGGGAGCAGTTTCCAAACGCCATCGAGGTCCGAGTCTGTTTCGTGCTGCCTTCGAAGCGGCGATTGACGTCCGTTATCGAAGCAATGAAAGATCATCCCGCGGCGCCGATTCTGCGTTTTGTGTCGTTCGATGATTTCACCGCGAATCGCATTTTCAGCGAACCCATTTGGTACGACGCAAATGGGCAGGCAAGACGCATTCTTCCCTCATAG
- a CDS encoding VWA domain-containing protein — protein MKRNSKLYLVAAVLAAVALAGCGEKRDRSAAEQHVFRPEPSTSRSAPTQQVVMIVMDLSGSFTDKMAEDGKAYEFAIHVLDRYFRRPDSQTDKIILAQISGTEKSLMWEGSPLDLRREFPSADKFRDFLLEKADGGGSLVHDGVRNAIDYLTYHPNYGSSNARTVTLILSDMDDTGSVDSEQRLTTSLAANAQNQGAIGIYFCNQLKVEEWKRRLGSAGYLYFVVESEIVGRPQLPNFEVFPRTPR, from the coding sequence ATGAAAAGAAATTCTAAACTCTACCTCGTCGCAGCAGTTTTGGCTGCGGTCGCGCTCGCCGGCTGTGGTGAAAAGCGCGACAGATCAGCAGCTGAGCAGCACGTGTTTCGACCAGAGCCGTCCACAAGTCGATCCGCACCAACTCAACAGGTCGTGATGATCGTGATGGACCTGTCAGGGTCGTTCACGGACAAGATGGCCGAGGACGGAAAGGCGTATGAATTCGCCATCCATGTCCTGGACCGCTACTTTCGCCGGCCGGACAGCCAGACCGATAAGATCATTTTGGCGCAGATTTCTGGCACCGAAAAGTCGCTGATGTGGGAAGGATCTCCACTTGACCTGCGTCGCGAGTTTCCATCTGCGGATAAGTTCCGCGACTTCCTGCTGGAGAAGGCGGATGGGGGAGGATCGCTTGTGCATGACGGCGTTCGAAACGCCATCGATTACCTGACGTATCACCCGAACTACGGCAGTTCCAATGCAAGAACAGTGACGCTGATACTGTCAGACATGGACGACACCGGCAGCGTTGACTCTGAGCAGCGTCTTACGACGTCTCTGGCGGCAAACGCCCAGAATCAGGGTGCGATCGGCATCTACTTCTGCAACCAGTTGAAAGTGGAGGAGTGGAAACGTCGCCTTGGATCGGCAGGTTATCTCTATTTCGTTGTTGAATCGGAGATCGTCGGACGTCCGCAATTACCGAACTTCGAGGTTTTCCCACGAACGCCTCGGTAG